In Nicotiana tabacum cultivar K326 chromosome 2, ASM71507v2, whole genome shotgun sequence, the following proteins share a genomic window:
- the LOC107772417 gene encoding iridoid oxidase-like, translating to MECEILGLILLLLVWIAWAMVTERRQRRLEELGQLPPGPRWWQLVTNIFQSGFAPHVSFAKLATKYGPIMTLWLGSMSTVVISSNDVAREMFKNHDMVLAGRKIYEAMKGDFGNEGSLITNQYGPHWRMLRRLSTKEFFVTSRLDVMRGTRTKCIDQMVKFIGDAGNSGTTSIDVGRFFFLMAFNLIGNLMFSKDLLDPKSNRGAKFFYHAGKVMEFAGKPNMADFFPILRSIDPQGIRRKTQFHVKMAFDIAGGFLKERMEDMKNDEEMKKDYLDVLLQYRGDGVEGPSKFSSRTINVILFEMFTAGTDTTTSTLEWAMAELLHNPNTLQKVQVELRRVINPTRKLEEEDLDKLPYLKAVIKETLRLHPPLPFLVPHMAMDSCTMLGYYIPKETQVLVNVWAIGRDPTTWKNPLKFKPERFLKPNMVDYKGQHFEFIPFGSGRRMCPAIPLASRVLPLALGSVLQKFDWVLADGVKPEDLDMNERMGITLKKAIPLKAIPIAYKG from the exons ATGGAGTGTGAAATTTTAGGGTTGATCCTACTCTTACTTGTATGGATTGCATGGGCAATGGTGACTGAGAGAAGACAACGGCGGTTGGAAGAATTAGGGCAGTTGCCACCAGGACCAAGGTGGTGGCAGCTAGTGACAAACATTTTTCAATCAGGTTTTGCACCTCATGTCTCATTTGCAAAATTAGCCACCAAATATGGTCCTATAATGACACTTTGGTTAGGTTCAATGAGCACAGTCGTAATTTCTTCCAATGATGTTGCACGTGAAATGTTCAAGAACCATGACATGGTGCTTGCAG GTAGGAAAATTTATGAAGCCATGAAAGGAGATTTTGGCAATGAGGGTTCACTCATCACTAATCAATACGGACCACATTGGCGTATGTTAAGAAGATTAAGCACGAAAGAGTTCTTTGTTACGAGTCGTCTCGACGTAATGAGAGGTACACGTACAAAATGCATTGATCAAATGGTGAAATTCATTGGAGATGCAGGAAACTCTGGTACTACTTCCATTGATGTGGGGAGGTTTTTCTTTTTAATGGCTTTTAACCTAATTGGAAACCTCATGTTTTCAAAAGATTTATTGGATCCAAAATCAAATAGAGGTGCAAAGTTCTTTTACCATGCAGGGAAAGTTATGGAATTTGCAGGAAAACCTAATATGGctgattttttccctattttgAGATCCATTGATCCACAAGGTATTAGGAGAAAGACACAGTTTCATGTGAAAATGGCATTTGATATAGCTGGTGGATTTCTTAAAGAAAGAATggaagatatgaaaaatgatgaagaaatgaagaaggattATTTAGACGTGCTTCTTCAATATCGTGGTGATGGTGTGGAGGGTCCTTCGAAGTTTTCCTCTCGAACAATCAATGTCATTCTTTTC GAGATGTTCACAGCAGGGACAGATACAACAACAAGCACGTTAGAATGGGCAATGGCGGAGCTTCTCCACAACCCTAACACTCTCCAAAAAGTCCAAGTTGAGCTAAGAAGAGTCATCAATCCCACAAGGAAGTTAGAAGAAGAAGACTTGGACAAACTCCCATACTTAAAAGCAGTGATCAAAGAAACCCTAAGGTTACACCCTCCACTTCCATTCTTAGTTCCACACATGGCAATGGATTCTTGTACCATGTTAGGGTATTACATACCAAAAGAAACCCAAGTTCTTGTTAATGTTTGGGCTATTGGTAGGGATCCAACGACTTGGAAAAACCCTTTAAAGTTCAAGCCAGAGAGATTTTTGAAACCTAACATGGTTGATTATAAGGGTCAGCATTTTGAGTTTATACCATTTGGTTCTGGTCGAAGAATGTGCCCTGCAATTCCACTCGCTTCTCGTGTGTTGCCATTGGCTTTAGGGTCAGTTTTGCAAAAGTTTGATTGGGTTTTAGCTGATGGAGTTAAGCCAGAAGATTTGGACATGAATGAAAGAATGGGAATTACTTTAAAGAAAGCTATTCCATTGAAGGCTATACCTATTGCATACAAAGGGTAA